Proteins from a genomic interval of Mesotoga infera:
- a CDS encoding cold-shock protein — protein MTGTVKWFNGTKGYGFITKDDGGDVFVHFSAIEMDGFKTLDEGQRVEFDVEDGPKGPQAAKVRIAK, from the coding sequence ATGACAGGAACAGTAAAGTGGTTCAACGGAACAAAAGGTTATGGTTTCATTACTAAGGATGACGGTGGGGATGTTTTCGTTCACTTCTCAGCTATTGAGATGGACGGTTTCAAGACCCTTGACGAAGGACAGAGAGTCGAATTCGATGTTGAAGACGGTCCAAAGGGTCCTCAGGCAGCAAAAGTTAGAATTGCGAAGTAA
- a CDS encoding DUF4129 domain-containing protein encodes MVGFLFYLGRTKAGCSIYLLLPILFFTIMILLLGVLRTGVALSLSALGAIVGIVLTMDRKEYLSVFGLFIVGISLSASPVLQNTGAYITLMVILIRVLLIPNVPKIFVALGVIIPLVAILSLGNYRGGLLSVRMKSSVVDINESQSEMSIKDVGSAATEVPFPSGIRNTEDPNEFSMIEEVSEIGLLDSLFPFGFYTIALVLVVSIARKAVKEFRGWWRLVLPLMVLISVVLVLVGGFMYLRSLPLSEEFVFGAGGISGEPSASLSPPQETGLQEDEEAHSEVAPRMGLSAYDILRWTTLVGIAILTSLLAYIVFVITGKRQTVSSTPLVEESRRTEGIQKSMIIPDDCEGRAFIISSYQLLRNIYFDDLRHLTPFELIRQTRNETNLFLKELTEIYLPVKYGNCEPDEAQCREFRSLLLELKEYLDTLIKTICRT; translated from the coding sequence CTGGTAGGATTTCTATTTTACCTTGGAAGGACGAAAGCTGGTTGCAGCATTTATCTATTGCTACCGATTCTCTTCTTCACGATAATGATTCTGCTTCTTGGGGTTCTGAGAACAGGTGTCGCTTTGTCGCTTTCAGCACTGGGAGCAATAGTGGGAATCGTGCTTACGATGGACAGAAAGGAATATCTATCTGTTTTCGGTTTGTTCATTGTCGGTATCTCTCTTTCAGCAAGTCCCGTACTGCAAAATACTGGAGCTTACATTACACTTATGGTTATTCTAATACGGGTACTCTTAATACCCAATGTTCCTAAGATCTTTGTGGCTCTCGGAGTCATTATTCCTTTAGTAGCCATTTTGTCTCTGGGCAACTACAGGGGAGGGCTACTATCTGTAAGAATGAAGTCCTCAGTCGTTGACATCAACGAAAGCCAATCAGAAATGTCTATAAAAGACGTGGGTTCAGCAGCTACAGAAGTTCCGTTCCCCTCTGGAATAAGAAATACCGAAGATCCTAATGAGTTTTCAATGATAGAAGAAGTCTCCGAGATAGGCTTATTAGACTCCCTCTTTCCTTTCGGATTCTACACAATCGCTCTGGTTCTTGTCGTGTCCATAGCGAGAAAGGCTGTCAAAGAGTTCAGGGGCTGGTGGCGCCTTGTTCTTCCCTTGATGGTTTTGATTTCCGTTGTGCTTGTTCTGGTTGGTGGCTTCATGTATCTGAGATCCTTACCTCTTTCAGAAGAATTTGTATTTGGCGCCGGCGGAATCTCTGGTGAACCCTCGGCATCTCTATCTCCTCCGCAAGAAACTGGGCTTCAGGAAGACGAAGAAGCTCATTCAGAAGTGGCACCGCGCATGGGTCTTTCGGCTTACGATATCCTCAGGTGGACGACCCTCGTTGGCATTGCGATTCTCACATCTCTTCTTGCCTACATTGTATTCGTAATTACAGGAAAGCGGCAAACAGTATCTTCTACACCACTCGTTGAAGAATCAAGAAGAACCGAAGGCATTCAGAAAAGTATGATTATCCCCGATGACTGTGAGGGAAGAGCGTTTATCATTTCAAGTTATCAGTTACTGAGAAACATTTACTTTGATGATCTGCGCCATCTGACACCCTTCGAACTAATCAGACAGACCAGGAACGAAACCAATCTCTTTCTTAAAGAGCTTACAGAGATCTATCTTCCCGTAAAATATGGCAATTGTGAACCGGACGAGGCTCAGTGCAGAGAATTCAGAAGCCTTCTGCTTGAGCTGAAAGAATATCTGGATACATTAATTAAAACCATTTGCAGAACATAA